One genomic window of Numida meleagris isolate 19003 breed g44 Domestic line chromosome 1, NumMel1.0, whole genome shotgun sequence includes the following:
- the MLNR gene encoding motilin receptor: MWGNGSRAEPWAPPPCDEWLCSALPLRALVPVTAVCLGLFAVGVVGNVLTVLITCGHRDARNTTDLYLGSMALSDLLILLGLPLDLYRLWRSRPWIFGQLLCRFSHYLSEGCTYCTILHITALTVERYLAVCFPLRAKVLVTRRRVKAVIGALWAFALLSAAPFFFLVGVEQPDNRTDFSRECKPTSRALESGLLGTMFWVTTSYFVLPVVCLSVLYGFIGRELWRSKGRLRGSGAALRERGHRQTVRILAVVILAFVICWLPFHIGRIIFISTRDTRTMLISQYFNIFALQLFYLSASINPILYNLISQRYRAAACKLLLPCRRVRRALVGSKVSRGCTETSSGMRHR; this comes from the exons ATGTGGGGGAACGGCAGCCGGGCCGAGCCCTGGGCCCCGCCGCCGTGCGACGAGTGGCTGTGCTCGGCGCTGCCGCTGCGGGCGCTCGTCCCGGTGACGGCCGTGTGCCTGGGGCTCTTCGCGGTCGGCGTGGTGGGCAACGTGCTGACGGTGCTGATCACCTGCGGGCACCGCGACGCCCGGAACACCACCGACCTGTACCTGGGCAGCATGGCGCTGTCCGACCTGCTCatcctgctggggctgcccctcGACCTGTACCGCCTGTGGCGCTCCCGACCCTGGATCTTCGGGCAGCTGCTGTGCCGCTTCTCGCACTACCTGAGCGAGGGCTGCACCTACTGCACCATCCTGCACATCACCGCCCTCACGGTGGAGCGCTACCTCGCCGTCTGCTTCCCGCTGCGGGCCAAGGTGCTGGTCACCCGGCGCCGCGTCAAGGCCGTCATCGGCGCCCTCTGGGCCTTCGCCCTCCTCTCGGCAGCGCCCTTCTTCTTCCTGGTGGGCGTGGAGCAGCCCGACAACCGCACCGACTTCAGCCGCGAGTGCAAGCCCACCTCGCGGGCGCTGGAGTCCGGGCTGCTGGGCACCATGTTCTGGGTCACCACCTCCTACTTCGTGCTGCCCGTCGTCTGCCTCAGCGTCCTCTACGGCTTCATCGGGCGCGAGCTGTGGCGCAGCAAGGGCCGTCTGCGGGGCTCCGGCGCGGCCCTCCGGGAGCGGGGCCACCGGCAGACCGTCAGGATCCTGG CTGTGGTGATTCTGGCCTTTGTAATTTGCTGGTTGCCTTTCCACATTGGCAGGATCATATTTATAAGCACCCGGGACACCAGGACGATGCTGATCTCCCAATACTTCAACATCTTTGCCTTGCAGCTGTTCTACCTGAGTGCCTCCATCAATCCCATCCTCTACAACCTCATCTCACAGAGGTACCGGGCAGCAgcctgcaagctgctgctgccatgccGGCGCGTGAGAAGGGCTCTGGTGGGATCAAAAGTGTCCAGGGGCTGTACAGAGACCAGCAGCGGCATGAGACACAGGTAA